One Trichoderma atroviride chromosome 7, complete sequence DNA segment encodes these proteins:
- a CDS encoding uncharacterized protein (EggNog:ENOG41), whose protein sequence is MGAKSYKPSKAQADLVPNQLKDLPIALTADECKGKTYIVTGANGGLGYEATKHLVRLEAAKVIIGVRNAEAGQAAKSTIEGELNRKDVIEVWDLDLASYDSVKAFAKKVESLERIDALVLNAGALMSAWDVKEGNESSITINVMSNFLLAVSVLPRLQAIAKQHEIKPHLVVVGSVSGLFTGEQVKKFSKTDILDDLNNQAKWKRDMPDRYGVSKFLEHIAARELAALVPVSESGVVINVVDPGLCKTNLTRNVSFLDRLRGWLAKAAMGRTAEMGSRTLIHGIAATEESHGKYLTACEIREDHIPEWMTDESGKVLQKQIWVELAERLDKIQPGVVAAAIQN, encoded by the exons ATGGGTGCCAAGTCATACAAACCCAGCAAGGCTCAAGCAGACCTCGTCCCTAACCAGCTGAAGGATCTCCCAATAGCCCTCACGGCTGATGAATGCAAAGGCAAGACTTACATCGTCACTGGTGCTAATGGAGGCCTTGGCTATGAAGCCACCAAGCACCTCGTCCGCcttgaagctgccaaagtcaTCATCGGCGTGCGCAATGCggaagctggccaagctgcaAAGTCAACAATCGAGGGAGAGCTGAATCGCAAAGATGTAATCGAGGTGTGGGATCTTGACTTGGCCTCGTACGATTCTGTCAAGGCCTTTGCCAAGAAGGTCGAAAGCCTGGAGCGGATTGACGCGCTCGTTTTGAACGCGGGCGCTTTGATGTCGGCGTGGGACGTGAAAGAGGGCAACGAGtccagcatcaccatcaacgtCATGTCCAATTTTCTGCTGGCCGTGTCGGTCCTCCCGCGCCTCCAGGCTATTGCGAAGCAGCATGAGATTAAACCGCACTTGGTGGTTGTCGGCTCCGTGAGCGGGCTCTTCACCGGCGAACAGGTCAAGAAGTTTTCCAAGACGGACATCTTGGATGACTTGAACAACCAGGCGAAATGGAAGCGCGACATGCCCGATCGCTACGGCGTGTCCAAGTTCTTGGAGCACATTGCCGCGCGAGAACTGGCGGCTCTTGTGCCAGTCTCTGAAAGCGGCGTCGTCATCAACGTCGTTGATCCTGGCCTGTGCAAGACTAATCTGACTCGGAATGTGAGCTTCCTCGATCGTCTCAGGGGCTGGCTCGCCAAGGCGGCAATGGGACGGACCGCCGAGATGGGTAGCCGGACGCTGATTCATGGCATTGCGGCCACCGAGGAGAGCCATGGGAAATACTTGACTGCTTGTGAGATTCGAGA GGACCATATTCCTGAATGGATGACGGACGAGTCGGGCAAGGTGCTACAGAAGCAGATTTGGGTAGAGCTTGCTGAGAGATTGGACAAGATTCAGCCTGGCgtggtggctgctgctatccAGAACTAA